One genomic region from Rattus norvegicus strain BN/NHsdMcwi chromosome 10, GRCr8, whole genome shotgun sequence encodes:
- the Il12b gene encoding interleukin-12 subunit beta precursor, producing MCHQKLTFSWFAMVLLVSPLMAMWELEKDVYVVEVDWRPDAPGETVTLTCDSPEEDDITWTSDQRRGVIGSGKTLTITVREFLDAGQYTCHRGGETLSHSHLLLHKKENGIWSTEILKNFKNKTFLKCEAPNYSGRFTCSWLVHRNTDLKFNIKSSSSSPESRAVTCGAASLSAEKVTLNQRDYEKYSVACQEDVTCPTAEETLPIELVVEAQQQNKYENYSTSFFIRDIIKPDPPKNLQVKPLKNSQVEVSWEYPDSWSTPHSYFSLKFFVRIQRKKEKTKETEEECNQKGAFLVEKTSAEVQCKGANICVQAQDRYYNSSCSKWTCVPCRGRS from the exons ATGTGTCATCAGAAGTTAACCTTCTCCTGGTTTGCCATGGTTTTGCTGGTGTCTCCACTCATGGCCATGTGGGAGCTGGAGAAAGATG TTTATGTTGTAGAGGTGGACTGGCGCCCCGATGCCCCTGGAGAAACGGTGACCCTCACCTGTGACAGTCCTGAAGAAGATGACATCACCTGGACCTCAGACCAGAGACGTGGAGTCATAGGCTCTGGAAAGACCCTGACCATCACTGTCAGAGAGTTTCTAGATGCTGGCCAATACACCTGCCACAGAGGAGGCGAGACTCTGAGCCACTCACATCTGCTGCTCCACAAGAAGGAAAATGGAATTTGGTCCACcgagattttaaaaa ATTTCAAAAATAAGACTTTCCTGAAGTGTGAAGCACCAAACTACTCCGGACGGTTCACCTGCTCATGGCTGGTGCACAGAAACACGGACTTGAAGTTTAACATCAAGAGCAGCAGCAG TTCCCCTGAGTCTCGGGCGGTGACATGTGGAGCAGCATCTCTGTCTGCAGAGAAGGTCACACTGAACCAAAGGGACTACGAGAAGTACTCAGTGGCGTGCCAGGAGGACGTCACCTGCCCAACTGCCGAGGAGACCCTGCCCATTGAACTGGTGGTGGAGGCCCAGCAGCAGAATAAATATGAGAACTACAGCACCAGCTTCTTCATCAGGGACATCA TCAAACCGGACCCACCCAAGAACCTGCAGGTGAAACCTTTGAAGAACTCTCAGGTGGAGGTCAGCTGGGAGTACCCTGACTCCTGGAGCACTCCCCATTCCTACTTCTCCCTCAAGTTCTTCGTCCGCATCCAGCGCAAGAAAGAAAAGacgaaggagacagaggaggagtgTAACCAG AAAGGTGCGTTCCTCGTAGAGAAGACCTCTGCCGAAGTCCAATGCAAAGGGGCGAATATCTGTGTGCAAGCGCAGGACCGCTACTACAATTCATCATGCAGCAAATGGACATGTGTACCCTGCAG GGGCCGATCCTAA